The following proteins are encoded in a genomic region of Phycisphaera sp.:
- a CDS encoding low molecular weight phosphotyrosine protein phosphatase yields MSKPETQPLILFVCLGNICRSPLAEGIFLHMAKERGLDALVVDSCGTGGWHEGEGPDRRAMAVAKQRGVHLPSRARQVRGESDFTRFTHIIAMDASNVENLLAMGAPKERVRLMCSYDPAHAGKDAPDVPDPYYGGDDGFDKVFDMLVAACEGLLDEIEGKARA; encoded by the coding sequence ATGAGCAAACCAGAGACCCAGCCGTTGATCCTGTTCGTGTGCCTTGGCAACATCTGCCGCAGCCCGCTGGCCGAGGGCATCTTCCTTCACATGGCCAAGGAGCGCGGGCTGGACGCGCTCGTCGTCGACTCGTGCGGCACCGGCGGCTGGCACGAGGGCGAGGGGCCCGACCGCCGGGCGATGGCCGTGGCGAAGCAACGGGGCGTGCACCTGCCCAGCCGGGCCCGGCAGGTGCGCGGCGAGAGCGACTTTACAAGATTCACGCACATCATCGCGATGGACGCGAGCAACGTGGAGAACCTGCTGGCGATGGGAGCGCCTAAGGAACGCGTGCGGCTGATGTGCTCGTACGACCCCGCGCACGCCGGCAAGGACGCACCCGACGTGCCCGATCCCTACTACGGCGGCGACGACGGATTCGACAAGGTCTTCGACATGCTGGTGGCGGCGTGCGAGGGGTTGCTCGACGAGATCGAGGGGAAAGCGCGGGCGTAA